In Methanofastidiosum sp., the genomic stretch GAAAGAAAATCCCATATGTAGCTATTGCAGCTCTAATAAAGTAATCCCGATATTTTACGGATACCCAACTTCTAGAGACTACCAGCAGTATGAGAGGGGCAATCTAAAGTTTGGCGAGAGTATCATTTTAGGGCCAAAACCTGACTGGTACTGCAAAAAATGTGGCAGAAGCTTCTAAATCTCTTATCTTTTTTGCATAAATTTTTATAGGGGTAAATTAACTTATAAATGGACTAATTTGTATTAGTGTAACTGGAGGTAAAGAAAATGAAGGAAGAAACAGAGTATATGTTGTTAAAGCTTATGACGGAGATCTTAAAGGAAATGAAGGCGATTAATAAAAACCTTGAGACTATGAATGAAACTATTGAAGATGTTGGATTCATTGATTTCTACGACGATGACGATGACGAAGAAGAGCCAGAAGATCTGGAAGAAAATTAAAAGACATCACAATTTTAATAATAATAGACTCTGCAACAATGATTGGGTGAAAAGAAAAGGCCCGGTTAAAGGGGGTAGTTAAATTAGAGGATGACTCTATTTTCCGGGCCTGTATTCGTTATATGTAAGATATTTTAATTAGTAATCGTGGCGTATTTGTACTTTCACTATTTCTATCCATAAAACTTAATAAAATGACTGCCTTTGGTAGAGTATGGACGAAAGAGAGCTCTTCTATGTAAGGGAAAGGAGAGAGCCAAGGCTAGTCCCAAGAAAGACTAAAGAAAAGATACTCACCGACCCATTTATTTTGACGTGCCTTATAATTCAGCTTATTATGATTGTAATTGTCCTTATTCTTCATCTTACATAGTTTTTACTGGCGCTAAAGGTAAAATTATAATTGTTCTGACTTTTTCTTGTTCTTTAGAAAAATTTTAAATAGTAAAAACATCTAATAGATACAGCATAATAGCTTCTAAACGGAGACTCAAATGACAAAAATATCTGATCCTAAAAAAATCAAGAAGAAATACGAGGTTATATTTTCTCTACTTGATGAACTAAAAATAAAAGAAGCTAAAGAGAAGATTGACAAACTCTTAATCAGGAATAAAAAGGATTCTTTTCTCCATTGGCTAAAGGGTTATGTTCTTTTGTATGAAGGAACAGATAACTTTGAGGATGCGATAGTCTCTTTTAATAAGGCGATAGAAATTGACCCAAACAATACCTTTGCCTGGGAGTTTAAGGCTATAGCTTTGAGATCCCTTGGGAGATATGAAGAGGCCATAGAGTGCTATGACAAATCGATGGAGTTTGACCCTCTTGACTATGCAGCAATCTATAACAGGGCAGTCCTTTTAGAGAGAATCGGGAAGAATGAAGAAGCCCTTGACTACTACTCTCTTGCAACTAAGATTGATCCAGAAAATATCCTTGCCTGGGAAAGTAAAGCAAATCTTCTGGAAGATCTGGAAAGATTTGATGAGGCTGAGGAGTCTAGAGGCAAGATAGAGAAGGACTACACAGCAAGGATCGTTGAGAAGGATCCTGCTACGCCTGAAGAATGGATTCACAAGGGTGAGACGCTTGAAAAACTTGGGAAATACCTCTGGGCAAATCAGTGCTATGATATGGCCCTAAAAATTGACGAGAATCATCAGAAAGCCCGTGACCTAAAATATATGCTCCTTGAAAAGCACAGGATTGACGCAGGCTCAAGGAAAAGCTATCTCAGATCCATAATTGGTTCAGATAGGTTTGCAGTTTAGTACTTTAAAGAAAGATTAATTATTATTTTAGATTCTTAAATTGAAAATTTTTATTGTTAATATCTCGCTTTAACTTCGTTATATTTTGTATCGACGTTATTCTGGATTTTATTTAATAGTTCGTATAACTTTTGGATATCTTGATCGCTAAGCCCATAAAACAGC encodes the following:
- a CDS encoding tetratricopeptide repeat protein, producing the protein MTKISDPKKIKKKYEVIFSLLDELKIKEAKEKIDKLLIRNKKDSFLHWLKGYVLLYEGTDNFEDAIVSFNKAIEIDPNNTFAWEFKAIALRSLGRYEEAIECYDKSMEFDPLDYAAIYNRAVLLERIGKNEEALDYYSLATKIDPENILAWESKANLLEDLERFDEAEESRGKIEKDYTARIVEKDPATPEEWIHKGETLEKLGKYLWANQCYDMALKIDENHQKARDLKYMLLEKHRIDAGSRKSYLRSIIGSDRFAV